From the genome of Orenia metallireducens, one region includes:
- a CDS encoding putative HNHc nuclease, whose translation MEFPAEIDNIKTLKKGMKMTLAINDENVKEVMQYIYNFMDKPLKISLDINADEQKERLNQITVEQRKKIYAILNDFNQETGQGVESLKETMKKAIIMNDDYETSEMFSLSNCSKEIASEFIEFLIDFAFQHGIRLSDNPKSSFDNIESYLRLCIKNKVCAICGKHAEVHHVDTIGMGNNRDKLDDSSHRKIALCREHHSETHTIGWQSFKEKHHVKGVI comes from the coding sequence GTGGAATTTCCAGCAGAAATAGATAATATCAAGACTCTTAAAAAAGGCATGAAGATGACTTTGGCTATTAATGATGAGAATGTAAAAGAGGTTATGCAGTATATTTATAATTTTATGGATAAACCTCTGAAGATTAGCTTAGATATAAATGCAGACGAGCAAAAGGAAAGACTTAATCAGATTACAGTAGAGCAGAGAAAGAAGATATATGCTATACTTAATGACTTTAATCAAGAGACAGGTCAAGGGGTAGAGAGTTTAAAAGAAACTATGAAGAAAGCTATAATAATGAATGATGATTATGAGACATCTGAAATGTTTAGTCTGAGCAATTGTAGCAAGGAGATTGCAAGTGAATTTATAGAGTTTCTTATAGATTTTGCTTTCCAACACGGTATAAGGTTAAGTGATAATCCTAAAAGCTCATTTGATAACATAGAAAGTTATCTGAGATTGTGCATTAAAAATAAGGTATGTGCTATATGTGGTAAGCATGCAGAGGTACATCATGTTGATACAATAGGAATGGGAAATAACAGAGATAAGTTAGATGATAGTAGTCATAGAAAGATAGCATTATGTAGAGAACATCATTCAGAAACCCATACTATCGGGTGGCAATCATTCAAAGAGAAACATCATGTAAAAGGGGTTATCTAA
- a CDS encoding type II toxin-antitoxin system HicA family toxin: protein MNSKEMLKLALKNGWEIKSQKGSHIKLIHKDFPKPAIIPYHGKKEIPKGTLNSILKQLGLK from the coding sequence ATGAACTCAAAAGAAATGCTGAAACTAGCATTAAAAAATGGTTGGGAAATCAAGAGTCAAAAAGGCTCACATATTAAATTAATACATAAAGACTTTCCTAAACCAGCAATTATACCGTATCACGGTAAAAAAGAAATACCAAAAGGAACGCTGAATTCAATACTTAAACAGTTGGGGCTTAAATAG
- a CDS encoding type II toxin-antitoxin system HicB family antitoxin translates to MDKNIYIFPAIVTKFDEDDYNVKFPDFEEIITFGEDLEEAYLMAEDALKLCLFDLYEDGEKIPEAKKIENIKLESNQTLIIVKANLKEIIKEYDNKAVKKTLTIPSWLNKEAEKAHVNFSQLLQKSLKNHLDLND, encoded by the coding sequence TTGGATAAGAATATATATATATTCCCTGCTATAGTCACAAAGTTTGATGAAGATGATTATAATGTTAAATTTCCTGATTTTGAAGAGATTATAACCTTTGGAGAAGATTTAGAAGAAGCTTATCTTATGGCAGAAGATGCATTAAAATTATGCTTGTTTGATTTATATGAAGATGGAGAAAAAATACCTGAAGCTAAAAAAATAGAAAATATAAAATTAGAAAGCAACCAAACACTAATAATTGTCAAAGCTAATTTAAAAGAAATTATAAAAGAATATGATAATAAAGCAGTAAAGAAGACTTTAACAATTCCGTCATGGTTGAATAAAGAAGCTGAAAAGGCACACGTCAACTTTTCTCAGCTATTACAAAAATCATTAAAGAACCATTTGGATTTAAATGATTAA
- a CDS encoding PBSX family phage terminase large subunit codes for MPKINLKIKKEVFNPVYIPHLDNYRATQLFYGGSSSGKSYFLAQRAVKDMAEGGHNYLVLRKVQRDCKKSVWNEIIKAIIRFGLYEYVNINKSDFVITFPNGYQILFGGLDDRERVKSITPQKGVITDIWCEEATEFEEADIKQLNKRLRGQASVKKRLILSFNPIIKSHWIYRKYFHSWEDNKQEYLDDRLSILKTTYKDNDFLTEDDIERLLDEDDPYYLDVYINGNWGVLGNIIFKNWEVRDLSDMVDKLDRSCHGLDFGFSNDPAAVLKQYFDKSSRTLYVFDEIYQSGLLDRELAKKTIDMVGEEEVICESAEPKSIEHLRDNGVNARGATKGPGSIKTRYRWMQGIKIVLDVKCVNYKRELQVHKWKEDRHGNPLPQPEDRNNHALDASMYGLSDYWNVEEPIEQDPSAVALLQGAKVY; via the coding sequence ATGCCTAAAATCAATCTAAAGATAAAGAAAGAAGTTTTTAATCCAGTTTATATTCCTCATTTAGATAATTATAGAGCTACTCAATTATTTTACGGAGGTAGTTCTTCTGGTAAGAGTTATTTCTTAGCCCAGAGAGCAGTCAAGGATATGGCTGAGGGCGGCCATAACTACCTCGTATTAAGAAAAGTACAAAGAGACTGTAAGAAATCAGTTTGGAATGAAATAATTAAAGCTATAATTAGGTTTGGGTTATATGAATATGTAAATATAAATAAATCAGACTTTGTTATAACATTTCCTAATGGTTATCAAATACTTTTTGGTGGTTTGGATGATAGAGAAAGAGTTAAATCAATCACTCCTCAAAAGGGAGTTATAACCGATATATGGTGTGAAGAAGCTACAGAGTTCGAAGAGGCAGATATTAAACAGTTAAATAAACGTTTAAGAGGTCAGGCCAGTGTAAAGAAGCGCCTGATTTTGTCGTTTAACCCGATAATTAAATCTCACTGGATATATAGAAAGTATTTTCATAGTTGGGAAGATAATAAGCAAGAATACCTAGATGATAGATTGAGTATTCTCAAAACCACTTATAAAGATAATGACTTTTTAACTGAAGATGATATTGAAAGATTGTTAGATGAAGATGATCCTTATTATCTTGATGTATACATCAATGGTAATTGGGGAGTTCTTGGTAATATCATCTTTAAAAATTGGGAAGTTAGAGACCTTTCTGATATGGTCGACAAGTTGGATAGAAGTTGTCATGGATTAGACTTTGGTTTCTCCAACGACCCCGCAGCAGTACTTAAACAATATTTTGATAAGTCTAGTAGAACTCTTTATGTGTTTGACGAGATATATCAATCTGGCTTATTAGATCGTGAACTTGCTAAGAAAACTATAGATATGGTAGGCGAAGAAGAAGTTATTTGTGAAAGTGCAGAGCCTAAATCGATAGAGCACTTAAGAGACAATGGTGTAAATGCTAGAGGAGCAACCAAAGGACCCGGTTCAATTAAAACTAGATATAGATGGATGCAAGGTATTAAAATTGTCCTTGATGTCAAATGTGTTAACTATAAAAGAGAATTACAAGTTCATAAATGGAAGGAGGACAGGCATGGGAATCCATTGCCTCAACCAGAGGACAGAAATAATCATGCTTTAGATGCTTCTATGTATGGATTAAGTGATTATTGGAATGTTGAAGAGCCAATAGAACAAGATCCATCAGCTGTAGCATTATTACAGGGAGCCAAGGTATACTAA
- a CDS encoding phage portal protein translates to MFKWTKKVVGEISKLRNYFPGILTGLISRPYKVDSSEVDYQLARELYNNTNDKYKLGAAFCKPIINTPVGFMGVPWFRAEDESAQTELKDFFNNNASKMQRVHRNALRDGKCYVWITREEVNDILYPEKKVEIKFNIIPPEQVTNVKRHPLTGKVTEYTLESVHEWKSARNAKKRCTVTQIISADKIITEIDGDKPEEIEAGEETNKWGFIPIVTFYNEKDEYMLNGKSDLEAIEPFIKAYHDVMEHAIKGSKMHSTPRLKLKVADVAAFLKNNFGIDDPAKFAREGGAVDLDGHELLFLQAGNDKREAEDAEFIEVQSAIGSAEVLLKFLFYCIISVSETPEFAFGTHIKSSNASVKEQMPILIRRVSRKREQFEDSWQLVARIVLAMLSISSGKKYSTHQTTILWDEIDPRDTKDIATEIKTIVEALVMAYNNDLLSHEAAVSFLSNYIDTMSDYITDDPEIPGERDKIINSRLLSDRLGDADLADEEQKLIDEVLSQVEGNNDE, encoded by the coding sequence TTGTTTAAATGGACTAAAAAAGTAGTAGGTGAGATATCTAAGTTAAGAAATTACTTTCCTGGTATATTAACTGGATTGATTAGTAGACCATATAAGGTTGATAGTTCAGAAGTTGACTATCAGTTAGCTAGAGAGTTGTACAATAATACTAATGATAAATATAAACTAGGTGCTGCTTTTTGTAAGCCGATAATCAATACTCCGGTAGGATTTATGGGTGTTCCTTGGTTTAGGGCAGAAGATGAATCAGCTCAAACAGAATTGAAAGACTTCTTTAATAATAATGCTTCTAAGATGCAGAGGGTTCATCGTAATGCTCTTCGTGATGGAAAGTGTTATGTTTGGATAACTCGAGAAGAAGTTAATGATATATTGTATCCAGAAAAGAAAGTTGAAATTAAATTTAATATCATCCCTCCAGAACAAGTGACTAATGTTAAAAGGCACCCTTTGACTGGTAAAGTTACAGAGTACACTTTAGAGAGCGTTCACGAGTGGAAAAGTGCAAGAAATGCTAAGAAGAGGTGTACTGTTACTCAGATAATTAGTGCTGATAAGATTATAACTGAAATAGATGGTGATAAACCAGAAGAGATAGAGGCAGGAGAGGAAACGAATAAGTGGGGCTTTATACCTATAGTTACTTTCTATAATGAGAAAGATGAGTATATGCTAAATGGTAAGAGTGATTTAGAGGCTATTGAGCCATTTATTAAGGCTTACCATGATGTCATGGAGCATGCTATTAAAGGTTCTAAAATGCACTCTACTCCTAGACTTAAACTTAAGGTTGCGGATGTAGCTGCTTTCCTAAAGAATAATTTTGGAATAGATGACCCAGCTAAGTTTGCTAGAGAAGGTGGAGCTGTAGATTTAGATGGTCATGAGCTATTATTCCTTCAAGCTGGAAATGATAAAAGGGAAGCAGAAGATGCAGAATTCATCGAGGTTCAAAGTGCTATTGGTTCAGCAGAAGTCTTACTAAAATTCTTATTCTACTGTATTATATCAGTAAGTGAGACTCCTGAATTTGCTTTTGGTACTCATATTAAGAGCTCTAATGCTAGTGTTAAAGAGCAGATGCCTATTCTTATTCGTAGAGTAAGTAGGAAAAGAGAGCAGTTTGAAGACAGTTGGCAGCTAGTAGCTAGAATAGTATTAGCTATGTTAAGTATTAGCTCAGGTAAGAAATACAGTACTCATCAAACTACTATACTCTGGGATGAGATAGATCCAAGAGATACTAAGGATATAGCTACAGAAATTAAGACCATAGTTGAAGCTTTAGTGATGGCTTATAATAATGATTTATTGAGCCATGAAGCAGCTGTTAGTTTCTTATCTAATTATATAGACACTATGTCAGATTATATTACTGATGACCCAGAGATACCAGGAGAAAGAGATAAGATAATCAATAGTAGATTACTTAGTGATAGATTAGGAGATGCAGATCTAGCAGATGAAGAACAAAAATTAATTGATGAAGTATTAAGTCAGGTAGAAGGTAATAATGATGAGTAG
- a CDS encoding DUF2190 family protein gives MVQEIRPIPTKKYNQSRAKISDGKSIRVTVPAETTIKAHNFYLLDGWFGAAMQSVTTEAGETDYVILNIEEAEYETNQTNESQEYTVGTPLFWNSSTKKITETATGNRYVGTVTEPKDANGVISFKLSAQANPIVKASAIDDIVTDMSADTNDDELKTKLNELLAALRAANVISE, from the coding sequence ATGGTACAAGAGATAAGACCTATTCCTACTAAAAAATATAATCAAAGTAGGGCGAAAATAAGTGATGGAAAGTCAATAAGGGTAACAGTTCCAGCAGAAACTACAATTAAGGCACACAACTTTTATTTGTTAGATGGATGGTTTGGGGCCGCTATGCAAAGTGTTACTACTGAAGCAGGAGAGACAGATTATGTTATTTTAAATATTGAGGAAGCTGAATATGAGACAAATCAAACTAATGAGTCTCAAGAGTATACTGTTGGTACTCCATTATTTTGGAATAGCTCTACTAAGAAGATTACTGAGACTGCAACAGGTAATCGATATGTAGGTACAGTTACAGAACCTAAAGATGCTAATGGTGTGATTAGTTTTAAGCTATCTGCTCAAGCTAACCCAATTGTTAAGGCTAGTGCAATAGATGACATTGTTACAGATATGTCAGCAGATACTAATGATGATGAATTAAAAACTAAACTTAATGAGCTATTAGCTGCTTTAAGAGCTGCTAATGTTATTAGTGAGTAA